The DNA segment CCTCCACCTGCGACCACAGATCCTTGTTGGTAGCAGCAATAAGACGAAAATCTACCGGCACCGGCTTGTCGGCACCTACGGCACGTACCGAGCGCTGCTCCAGCACCCGCAGCAGGGCGGCCTGACCGGCAGGCGAGAGCTCGGCCACCTCATCAAGAAACAGGGTTCCCTTGTCAGCCGATCGCACCGCCCCGGTTCTGGTACAGGAATCAGTAAATGCCCCGCGCACAACCCCGAACATCTCGCTTTCAAACAGCTGTTCGGGAATTGCACCGCAGTTGATCGGCACCAGCGGCCCATTACAGCGCGGCGACAGGGCATGGATACGGCGGGCAGCTACATCCTTGCCAACCCCGGACTCACCGGTAATCACTATCGGATCCGTGCGCGCCGCGTACCGTTCGATCTTTTGGCGAACCGCCTGCATGGGATCCCCGACCTCAGTACATGGACCAGGTGTACGCATGGGGGCTGCTCCGGAAATCCCGGCCATAAGGCTGCCGCTACCGGCTGAATGCAGGGCTGCAGACCAGTAGCGGGCAGCCAGATAGCGGGTCCGTCGCACCAGCAGACGCGGGGCTGCTGGTCGCAACAGATACTCAGCCGCACCGGCCCGCAGACAGAAACGCGCAGCTGCTGGTGGATTTTCCGGAGCGCCGATAACTATCAGGGGTACAAAGCTGGCGTGTACATATGACAGGATCTCCTGCTGCTCGCCGTGGGAGTGGTGGTAATTGTCGTAAACTGCAACCTGTTGTGTTGCCGCATCGGTGTAACCGGGATTCAGCTCATCGCACCGGATTACCCGGAACTGTGGGGTGCTGAACACCGTCAGATAAAGGTCGACAGCCTGCATATCCGCATGCAGCAGTGATACCAGTATCATGACAGAGATATTATGGTGCTATTCTGCTGAATCTTGCAAGACTTATTCGGCAGGAAACTGGCAGTGCCTGACAGTTATATGCTAAGATGGCCGCATGTTGGAAATACGCTCGCTGTTGAGTTTCTGTGACAGCCGTCATCTGATCCGGGTATTCTCGCTGCTGCTGTCGGTATCGCTTTTGCTGTTGCTGGACATCCTGCTGATTATCGAGGCATCACGCCTGTGGGGCAGCTATCTGGTGATGGCAGTCATTGCCGGAGCCGGCCTGCTGCTGCTTGCACTGGCAATGAACACCGTGTCCCGGCTGAATAATCAGCTACGCCGCAAGATCCGTAAAGGAACCTACCCGGGCCGCGAGTTTGCCGGGATCGGCGGGGTTATTGTTGCCGCGGTGCTGTTTCTCTATCCCGGCGCGGTCACCAATCTGCTCGGGCTGCTGTTGCTGCTGCCCCCGTTCCGGCAGATTATTGGCCGTCTGGTAATACGCAGCCAGCAGCAGAAACTGCAGGAAACCTACGAATATCTGAAGATGCAGGAATTTTCCCACTCGATGTGATCAGGCCTGGTCGGCCGGACGACGCAGTCGCTCTACCACCAGTCGCATAAGCAGCAACAGATACAGCGGTATCCGCAGCCAGTGCCACGGCAGCAGAATCGCCTTCATACTGTCTTTCAACCCGCTTTCAAACAGACGCCGGGACGGACGCCGTCGCTGCTCGGCAAAAACCCGAAAAACCCTGGCGGCAGCAATCGTGATTCCCGGTGGAAACTGTCCACTCTGCTTCTCCAGCCAGCGCCCGCGAACCCCGGTCCCTACCAGGGTTATGTCCGGGCCGGATTTGCGTACCGCGGTCAGCAGGGATGCCTCTACGCCCTTACGGAAAAAACCCGGAAATCGCCCGACGATCCGCATCTTGGGGAAGGTGTACTTCAGATTGGCCTCGACCTTCTCCAGCGCTGCAGGCCGCCCGCCAATCAGATACAGGCTGCCCTGCGCAGACTCAACCGCCCCCAGCAACTGGATAATCAGCTGAAACGGCATGTGACGCCGCGGGGGCTTGTGCCCGGCTATCGCCGCTGCTCGCTGAACCCCGCGCTGCATCGGCAGCACCAGGGCTGCACTTTCCAGGCTTCGCCGCACTCCGGGAAAAAACCAGGCGCGAATCAGGTCAAAGGTAGAAAGAAACACCACCCGCCGGGTTTCATCTGCAGCGGTCAGCAGCTGAACCACACCAGGGATGTTCTCCGGATCAAGATCATGTACCCGGGTTCCGGCAACCCGGATTTCCCGCATCAATGTTGCAGGGGCGGTGTCTGTGCCTCGTTTTTCAGGTTCCAATACGCTCTCTCCAACAGAATAGTTTGAACTGCAGCCAGCGCATACATTCCGGCATGCTCTGTCCGCAGCACCCAAGGCCCGAGATACCCCGGAGACCACCGGGCAGCCTGCATAGCCTGCACCTCCCCCGGCGAGAATCCGCCCTCCGGCCCGATACACAGACCGATAGCCCGTGGTGAACCACTACAATACTGATGCAGCGGCACTGGTGCAAGCGGCGCTTGATGAAAAAAGAGCATTACCTCCGGCAGGTCGGGCTGCTGCAGCAGTTCTTTCAGGGCAATCGGGGTACCCAGCCGGGGAACCCGGGGCGCGCCGCTCTGCTGAACCGCCTCCTGCAGAACCCGCTGCCAGCGGCGGCGCTTTTTCTCCGCATCATCGCCCCCAATCCGCACGATTGTCCGGTCACTCAGAACCGGGGTGATCGAGGCAGCCCCGGCCTCTGTTGCCATCCTCACTACATCATCAAACTTGCCACCCTTGGGGACGCACTGAAACAGCTGCAGTTCGGGCAGCTCGGTCAGGATCGGCCCGGCCGGCAGCACTGCTGCCGCCAACGACTCCCCCGCAACTCGCTCGATAGTAATGTGATAGCGGTTGCCTGCGGGATCAATCCCCGCAAAGGAGTCCCCCTCTTTCAGCC comes from the Spirochaeta africana DSM 8902 genome and includes:
- a CDS encoding FxsA family protein is translated as MLEIRSLLSFCDSRHLIRVFSLLLSVSLLLLLDILLIIEASRLWGSYLVMAVIAGAGLLLLALAMNTVSRLNNQLRRKIRKGTYPGREFAGIGGVIVAAVLFLYPGAVTNLLGLLLLLPPFRQIIGRLVIRSQQQKLQETYEYLKMQEFSHSM
- a CDS encoding sigma 54-interacting transcriptional regulator, coding for MILVSLLHADMQAVDLYLTVFSTPQFRVIRCDELNPGYTDAATQQVAVYDNYHHSHGEQQEILSYVHASFVPLIVIGAPENPPAAARFCLRAGAAEYLLRPAAPRLLVRRTRYLAARYWSAALHSAGSGSLMAGISGAAPMRTPGPCTEVGDPMQAVRQKIERYAARTDPIVITGESGVGKDVAARRIHALSPRCNGPLVPINCGAIPEQLFESEMFGVVRGAFTDSCTRTGAVRSADKGTLFLDEVAELSPAGQAALLRVLEQRSVRAVGADKPVPVDFRLIAATNKDLWSQVEAGRFREDLYYRLMVLHIELPPLRHRKGDIPQLLQEFLELDFPDTPVRFSAAAVAAMVRYDWPGNIRELRNMVNRAVVDSESCCIEPSQLSLPGTSGFTALSDWAGVHRLEQHDL
- a CDS encoding WecB/TagA/CpsF family glycosyltransferase, whose translation is MEPEKRGTDTAPATLMREIRVAGTRVHDLDPENIPGVVQLLTAADETRRVVFLSTFDLIRAWFFPGVRRSLESAALVLPMQRGVQRAAAIAGHKPPRRHMPFQLIIQLLGAVESAQGSLYLIGGRPAALEKVEANLKYTFPKMRIVGRFPGFFRKGVEASLLTAVRKSGPDITLVGTGVRGRWLEKQSGQFPPGITIAAARVFRVFAEQRRRPSRRLFESGLKDSMKAILLPWHWLRIPLYLLLLMRLVVERLRRPADQA
- a CDS encoding RsmE family RNA methyltransferase, encoding MKQFMLPADCPSRLVLEGNDFHYLHHVRRLKEGDSFAGIDPAGNRYHITIERVAGESLAAAVLPAGPILTELPELQLFQCVPKGGKFDDVVRMATEAGAASITPVLSDRTIVRIGGDDAEKKRRRWQRVLQEAVQQSGAPRVPRLGTPIALKELLQQPDLPEVMLFFHQAPLAPVPLHQYCSGSPRAIGLCIGPEGGFSPGEVQAMQAARWSPGYLGPWVLRTEHAGMYALAAVQTILLERAYWNLKNEAQTPPLQH